In the Hordeum vulgare subsp. vulgare chromosome 7H, MorexV3_pseudomolecules_assembly, whole genome shotgun sequence genome, one interval contains:
- the LOC123411107 gene encoding late embryogenesis abundant protein 31-like, which yields MAQAQATRGDPMKAQQEQPEPIQYGHVFAVTGDLAVQAIAPRDAEAMRTAEESVQGVQVPQASGGGFSAAVAMETAAAYNQAVGAVRPGQASDAATKQGITVTQTAVPGGRIVTEFVAGQVVGQYSVADQAMMQQQQLVEEDASKVTIGEAMEAAALSAGDRPLEETDAAAIRAAETQAQGEDKVMPGGLADQAWAAASANAWAERDEDKITVGDVLSDATTKLADDKPAAREDAARVVQAETYSDAGARTKAGGVGAAVTTAARLNKEDDDDA from the exons ATGGCTCAAGCACAGGCGACGAGAGGCGACCCGATGAAGGCCCAGCAGGAGCAGCCGGAGCCCATCCAGTACGGGCACGTCTTCGCCGTCACGGGCGACCTGGCCGTCCAGGCCATCGCGCCACGGGACGCGGAGGCCATGCGCACCGCCGAGGAGAGCGTGCAGGGCGTGCAGGTCCCGCAGGCCAGCGGCGGCGGCTTCAGCGCCGCCGTGGCCATGGAGACGGCGGCCGCGTACAACCAGGCCGTCGGCGCCGTCCGCCCGGGCCAGGCCAGCGACGCGGCCACCAAGCAGGGCATCACCGTCACCCAGACCGCCGTGCCAGGTGGCCGCATCGTCACCGAGTtcgtcgcggggcaggtggtggGGCAGTACTCCGTGGCCGACCAGGCGAtgatgcagcagcagcagctggtGGAGGAGGACGCGAGCAAGGTGACGATCGGCGAGGCCATGGAGGCAGCGGCCCTGTCCGCGGGCGATCGGCCCCTCGAAGAGACCGACGCGGCGGCCATCCGCGCCGCGGAGACCCAGGCGCAGGGAGAAGACAAGGTCATGCCCGGCGGCCTCGCCGACCAGGCGTGGGCCGCGGCGAGCGCCAACGCCTGGGCCGAGCGCGACGAGGACAAGATCACGGTCGGCGATGTTCTCTCG GACGCGACGACGAAGCTGGCGGACGACAAGCCGGCGGCGAGGGAGGACGCGGCCAGGGTGGTGCAGGCGGAGACGTATAGCGACGCCGGGGCGCGCACCAAGGCCGGCGGGGTGGGCGCCGCGGTTACCACGGCGGCGAGGCTAAACaaagaggacgacgacgacgcttGA